The DNA sequence TCTTTGGTACGGCAGGACTGTCCACGGGAGATCAGGCTTCCATGGAGATCATGGCTGCCATCATGGCAGCCGGTATGGTGCCACCGATCGCGATGTCGATCGCCACCATCCTGCGCGCCCGGCTCTTCACTCCGGCGGAACAGGAAAACGGCAAGTCCTCCTGGCTGCTGGGGTTGGCGTTCGTCTCCGAGGGTGCCATCCCGTTCGCCGCAGCCGACCCGCTGCGTGTGATCCCCTCCATGATGCTGGGTGGAGCCACCACCGGTGCCATCTCCATGGCGCTGGGAGTCGGATCCCGTGCACCACACGGCGGCATCTTCGTGGTGTGGGCCGTCGAACCATGGTGGGGTTGGATAATCGCCCTGGTGGCCGGCACGCTCGTGTCCACCATCGCGGTGTTGGCGCTCAAACAATTCTGGCCCAATAAGGCAATTGAGGACGCGGCAGCTGCGGCAGAGGCCAACGCCGCCAGCGGTGCTCAACCGGTACCGGCAGGGGCCACCGGCTAGGAACTACCCCGAGATATTTTGGAAACGTTTGCGCTTATGGCCTGTCGTGATGGCAGGCACCGGTGCGGATAACTAGACTGAAACAAATGACCACGATGCCACCACCCCACCACGGGGTCGGCATCAGGATAAACCCGCTGTGGATCAGCACATGATCACGGCACAGTGAAAGGACTTCTCCATGGCTTCCAAGACCGTTACCGTTGGTTCCTCCGTTGGACTCCACGCCCGCCCGGCATCCCTCATCGCCGAGGCCGCCGCAGAGTTCGACGATGACATCTTCCTGACCCTCGTCGGTTCCGATGATGATGAGGAAACCGATGCATCCTCATCCCTCATGATCATGGCCCTCGGTGCCGAGAATGGCGATCAGGTCACCGTCACCTCCGATAACGCCGAGGCTGTGGACAAGATCGCCTCCATGATCGAGCAGGACCTGGACGCCGAATAAGGTCCTCCCGACTACCTGCAACACAACGATCCCGGTTTCCCTTTCTGCACGGACCACCTCAAGAGTGAGGTGGGCTGTGCGGGGTGGGAAACCGGGATCATTTTCAGGTACGTGGCTGGGCAGATGGTGCAGCCAGGGATGGGCGGGCTTGCGCTACGCGTGCACCGGTGCCTGACAGACCTGGACGTAGACATCCGTGATCAGATCATCCGGGTTTTCCATGACTGTCGGTTGGGTCACGTACTCCTCCCAGCCAATGGTATTGGCGGGAAGCCTGCACCCGGCCTCCGCGATATCGGTGAAGGCCTGGCTCCAGGTTTCCTGAAGGCCCTCATAGGTCCCGGTGTGCTGACTGTGGAAGACCTTCATGTCACGGAAGTGGTGGAGTGCGATGTCATCGATGTCTCCACCTGACTGGCTCAGGGCACCACGGCGCAGAGTATCGGCAGCTACCGGGGACACCGGGTATCCGACCAGGATGTCCACCGTGTCGGAGATTTCACCGAAGTAGTAGGCCCTGGCCGGGCCTCCTGGGACAATGCCCTCCGTGGCAAGCATCTTGAGGATCTCGGAGAAGCCACGGTCATAGAGTTCGGTCAGTTCCTCAGGCTGAAGAATCACCCTGATGCCCACGATGTCATGGGCGGGGATCTTTTCAAACTGGGTATCAGTGAGCAATGTAAAGATTCCTAAGTGACGTGAGCGTCCCGGACCGCGGAGGGCGACCGGGGTTGATCATGAAGGTCTGATCAGGTGATGGAAAAGCAGAGTACTCTCGTTTCGCCCGAGACGAAACCATCACTTTTTCCTGTGTCCCTGACCAGCATTTCCTGGGGGTGTTCATCTCACCCCTTGGCCTCTTGCCCCCGTGATCAAGGATTCGTCGGTCGGATCAGTTGTAGAATTTCGCGCCTTTGCCCTCACCGATGGTGACATACAACCACTTCATAATCGGGTACAGGACAATGATGCCCACAGAACCCCAGGCGATACCCTCCAGGGTCACGCCGAAAACGGTGAGCGTCAGATTTCCGATGCCGGCGACCAGGGCGACAGCAGCCATGGTGAGGTTGACCGGGTTATTGAAATTAACCTTGTTGTCCTGCCAGATGCGGATACCCAACATGCCGATCAGTCCGTACAACACGAGTGTCGCACCACCGAGCACACCCGCGGGGATGGTGAAGATGAGGGCACCGAATTTAGGAATGAACGCCAGGGCGATCGCTGTGAACGCAGCGACCCAATAGGCGGCGGTGGAGTACACACGGGTGGCGGCCATGACACCGATGTTCTCTGCATAGGTGGTGGTGCCTGATCCGCCGAAACCACCGGCAACCGAGGTGGCCAGACCGTCGGCGATGAGGGCATCACCGGCCAGATCATCCAGGTTCTCTCCGGTCATCTCGGACACGGCCTTGACGTGTCCCACGTTCTCCGCGATCAGGACGATGACCACTGGAAGTGTCACCAGGATGGCCGACAGCTGGAACTCCGGGGTGTGGAACTCTGGAAGGCCGAACCATGCGGAGGATTGGATCGTCCCGGTGGAGCCTTCAGCGAGGTTTCCGGTGAGGGCGGCGAAGATCCAACCGACCACCACACCGATGAGGATGCCCAGACGCGCGATCATGCCCCGTCCCGCCACGGTGGCGACCAGGATGACCATGAGGGTGACCGCGGCCACCAGTGGCTGGGACTGGAAATTGGTTGCTGCCGTCGGTGCCAGGTTCAACCCGATCAGGGCCACGATCGCGCCGGTGACCGTGGGCGGCATCACGGCATCGATCACGCGTCGGCCGGCAGCCTTGACCAGGAAGCCTACTGCGATGAGCACCAGCCCAGAGACCAGGACACCACCGATCTGAACGGCGATCCCCTCCGCCTGTGTGGCGGTCAGGGGCGCGATGAACGCGAAGGAACTGCCCAGGTAGGAGGGCAGCCGGTTCCGGGTGATCAGGAGGAAGAAGATCGTTCCCAGGCCAGAGAAGAGCAGGGTGGTGTTGACCGGGAATCCGGTGAGTGTGGGAACCAGCAGCGTCGCACCAAACATGGCGATCACATGCTGCATTCCGATGCCTAGTGTGCGGCCCCAGCTCAGTCGCTCGCGTGGAGCGACGACTGCGCCGGGTTCGATTCTTTTGCCGTCTCCGTGGACGGTCCATCCCCAAGTTGAAGTCACGAACACTTATTATCTTCTACATAGTGCCCGTTTGGAAAATCGTATGATGTTTTGTGGGCAGATTGTTATGGGCGGAAAAGTTCCTGCTGAGTGCAGTCACCATCCGCAATCCCCTGCCCACTGGCAGCGTCTACCCGGTGGCATCTACACCGCGGGCCGCTCTTCCTCTTCCCGGGTGACCTCGTAGTCTTTCAGCTCCGATGCCAACTGGGCAGGGATGCGCACATCGATTAACGTGCCCTCACCTGTGTATTCCTCCGACAGCACGGTTCCGTGCTGGTGGAGACGGGACACAATGTCCCCGCGGGTGAAGGGGATCAACAGCAACAGATGGGTGTCGCGGGCGTTGAGGAACAGCTCGATGCGAGCCTCCAGTTCCTTGATCCCTTCCCCGGTCAGTGCGGAGACAAACACCACATCATCGATGGCGTGGCGCAGTTCAGCCAGCGCGAGTGGATCCGCCTGGTCGATCTTGTTCACCACGATGATCTCCGGGGGCGGAGTCTCACCGGTGGTGCGCACGATATCGCTGATGACCGTGTTGACAGCCTCGATCTGCTTGAGCGGGAACGGATCAGATCCATCCACGACATGCAGCATGAGATCAGCCTCCACGACCTCCTCGAGGGTGGACTTGAACGCCTCCACAAGCGACGTGGGCAGGTGCCGGATGAATCCGACCGTGTCGGTGAAAACCACGTGCCGGCCGTCGGCCAGCTCCGCCTTGCGTGTCGTGGGGTCCAGCGTGGCGAAGAGTGCATTCTCCACAAGAACGCCCGCACCTGTCATCGCGTTGATGAGCGAGGACTTACCGGCGTTGGTATACCCGGCGATGGCGATCTGCGGAACCAGGGACTCAGAGCGCTGTGAACGCTTGACGCTACGGGCGGTGTCCATGCCGGCGAGCTCCCGGCGCAGACGCGCCATGTCAGAGCGCAGACGACGACGGTCCGCCTCGATCTTGGTCTCACCAGGACCACGCAGACCCACACCACCGTTGGAACCGGCACGGCCACCTGCCTGACGGGACAGGTTGCCACCCCAGCCACGCACACGTGAAATGAGATATTCCATCTGTGCGAGTGCCACCTGTGACTTGCCCTCACGGGACTTGGCGTGCTGCGCAAAGATGTCCAACACCAGCATGGTGCGGTCAATGACCTTGATATTGAGTTCGCGTTCGAGAGCCACCAGCTGAGACGGGCTGAGTTCACCATCGCACACCACGGTGTCCGCTCCGGTGGCCTCAATGATCTCTTTAAGTTCACGGACCTTGCCGGAACCGATATAGGTACCGGGATCAGGCTTGTCCCGCTTCTGGTAGAGCGAATCGATCACCTGCGCACCTGCAGTGTCAGCCAGTGCGGCGAGTTCGGCGAGGTTGGCATCAATCTCGGCGGTGGTGCCTTCAGTCCATACCCCGACCAGAATCACACGTTCCAGCCGGAGCTTTCGGTACTCCACCTCGTAGATGTCAGCGGCATCATCGGAGTGGATGGTGGTTTCGCTGCGCCTGAGCGCTTCGCGGGCCTCAAGGTCGAGTTCTCCGACCGAGGGTGCATCGGCATCTGATGATGGTGCGTCAGATGACCGTGTCGGGCGATCCGCGTGGATCAGGCCGGACAGATCATATCCGGTGGTTTCAGTAAGTGGCTCCCGCTTGACATGATCATGGAAAGCCTGGGCGAGGAGATCCTCGTGGTCTATCTTCTTCTTTTCATCCATTGTTGACCATTGTTCCATGTATCTGACCTGCAGGGCCAGACCTTTCACAACGCTGCTAGCGAACACTGCGGCAGACGCCCTGGGCGAACACGATAACGGGTGCCCTTATTCCCGGTTCCGGGGCTGTCACAGATCACCCGACCGCAACGTGACTGGGCCCTGTGCCACGGGATACACTGATCCGCATGACTAGGGATCTCAAGAGTATCGGTATGGATTTTGCGCGCTGGCAGGACGCCGTGGAGGCGGCCATCGCCTCCGAGCGTCTGGAGGTGACCGGCGAGGTCCGCGGTGGGCAGCTCATCCAGTTTTCAGATGACTCCGGAGCCCAGATCAACATCCTGGCGGTGGAACCCTTCGCCACCTTCGCCGGATTCTCCTCCAGCACAGTCGCCTATGGCCATGTGAGCATGATCAATGATGTTCTCGCGCTCGTCGATATCATCGATCCATTCGGTAACAATGTCACCACCGTCACCGTGAACCTGGCGCAGGGCCCCCTCCTCGTTGATGAGCCACTGCAGCGCTGGCAGATGCTGGCGGTAACCGCGTTGGCCATGGACGTTGATATCCACGCCAACGCGGATGAGTATCTGCTCAACGGCGGTGAAGTGGTGGGCATGCTCACCTCTGAGGGGGCACTCCAGGTCGCCAGTGGCAGTGGAGCGTCCATCCCTGATGCCTCAGCGGAGTTCTCCGCCCGCGTCCTCTCGTCTGAGTACCGCACCAACGCACTGACCGGGCAGCGCTTCATCCACGCCACCGTCGATGGCTATTTCGCCTTCGACCTGTGCCTGCCTGATGCCCCTGAACTGCCCGCCCGCGATTCGATCATCTCCGGCAAGGTGCTGCTCACCGCCTCGGTCATTCCGCAGGCCGGTGGCGGCTGCGGTAGTGACGGCGGCGGCTGTGGTTCGGGTTCCTGCGGCTGCGGCGGCCACTAGCCGCACGTCGCTTTCAAGCGCTTGTCGACGCCTCCCCGGGGATCCTCGAAAACGCGTAGAATATGGCGGAGAGATACCCCTTGTTGATTGATCATCCTTGGTGTTGACAACCACCCGACACGATTCTACGACCGGCAGGACAACGACCCCCATCATGCCCGATCTGGTTCCCTATGAAGATGGACGACAGGTCCCCACCTGGCCCATCGTGCTCATAGGGATCTCTTGTCTCTTGCTTATTTTATGGTTGAAACTACCCGGATTGATCATCTCCGGTCTGATCGTCGCCGCAGTCGTGGGTGTTTCCAGACTGCGGCCGGTGTCCACCGAAGTCACCTCATTGCTCACTTCCATCCAACTGTCCGCTGATGACATCCTTGACATCGAACAGGAGTGGAACAACTACCTGGACGGCACGTCAGCGGATGCACTCGCCGACCGCACCCTGCACCGGCCTGCGTTGGCTGATCCCGACTGCCACGACCCGGATATCCAGAAATTCCACTTCACCATGGCCAACGCCCAGAGATTCCTCAGCCGTCTGGATGCTCGTCTGGAAGGCAATCTGAGCGTGCCGCAACTGGAGGGTATCTTGAAAGTCACCGATGCCCGAGCCCTGGATCTCCGGGAATCCTGGTTGGTTGCCCGGCAGGCGGCCCACCGTCTGGGGCCCGGTTATGATTCCGGCCCTCCCCCGGGCATCGAATAAGCGGGGGTCTGATTACACCCGCTCCAGGGGCCCCACGTGATGGTGGCGGGAGTGACCATGTTGTTGATCA is a window from the Corynebacterium faecale genome containing:
- a CDS encoding HPr family phosphocarrier protein, with amino-acid sequence MASKTVTVGSSVGLHARPASLIAEAAAEFDDDIFLTLVGSDDDEETDASSSLMIMALGAENGDQVTVTSDNAEAVDKIASMIEQDLDAE
- a CDS encoding GyrI-like domain-containing protein; this translates as MLTDTQFEKIPAHDIVGIRVILQPEELTELYDRGFSEILKMLATEGIVPGGPARAYYFGEISDTVDILVGYPVSPVAADTLRRGALSQSGGDIDDIALHHFRDMKVFHSQHTGTYEGLQETWSQAFTDIAEAGCRLPANTIGWEEYVTQPTVMENPDDLITDVYVQVCQAPVHA
- a CDS encoding uracil-xanthine permease family protein; translated protein: MFVTSTWGWTVHGDGKRIEPGAVVAPRERLSWGRTLGIGMQHVIAMFGATLLVPTLTGFPVNTTLLFSGLGTIFFLLITRNRLPSYLGSSFAFIAPLTATQAEGIAVQIGGVLVSGLVLIAVGFLVKAAGRRVIDAVMPPTVTGAIVALIGLNLAPTAATNFQSQPLVAAVTLMVILVATVAGRGMIARLGILIGVVVGWIFAALTGNLAEGSTGTIQSSAWFGLPEFHTPEFQLSAILVTLPVVIVLIAENVGHVKAVSEMTGENLDDLAGDALIADGLATSVAGGFGGSGTTTYAENIGVMAATRVYSTAAYWVAAFTAIALAFIPKFGALIFTIPAGVLGGATLVLYGLIGMLGIRIWQDNKVNFNNPVNLTMAAVALVAGIGNLTLTVFGVTLEGIAWGSVGIIVLYPIMKWLYVTIGEGKGAKFYN
- the hflX gene encoding GTPase HflX: MDEKKKIDHEDLLAQAFHDHVKREPLTETTGYDLSGLIHADRPTRSSDAPSSDADAPSVGELDLEAREALRRSETTIHSDDAADIYEVEYRKLRLERVILVGVWTEGTTAEIDANLAELAALADTAGAQVIDSLYQKRDKPDPGTYIGSGKVRELKEIIEATGADTVVCDGELSPSQLVALERELNIKVIDRTMLVLDIFAQHAKSREGKSQVALAQMEYLISRVRGWGGNLSRQAGGRAGSNGGVGLRGPGETKIEADRRRLRSDMARLRRELAGMDTARSVKRSQRSESLVPQIAIAGYTNAGKSSLINAMTGAGVLVENALFATLDPTTRKAELADGRHVVFTDTVGFIRHLPTSLVEAFKSTLEEVVEADLMLHVVDGSDPFPLKQIEAVNTVISDIVRTTGETPPPEIIVVNKIDQADPLALAELRHAIDDVVFVSALTGEGIKELEARIELFLNARDTHLLLLIPFTRGDIVSRLHQHGTVLSEEYTGEGTLIDVRIPAQLASELKDYEVTREEEERPAV